A part of Acropora palmata chromosome 8, jaAcrPala1.3, whole genome shotgun sequence genomic DNA contains:
- the LOC141889197 gene encoding LOW QUALITY PROTEIN: N-acetylglucosamine-1-phosphotransferase subunits alpha/beta-like (The sequence of the model RefSeq protein was modified relative to this genomic sequence to represent the inferred CDS: substituted 1 base at 1 genomic stop codon) produces MKRALCQTLWKLVQRQTYTCLSSRYGIWMCIGGVLLTLISAFQFGEVVLEWSMQKYAVTFNTYHDNILGNSYQNRLCLPIPIDIVYTWVNGSDPKLVSDLERLKLQLELEQNRTTLQEIAQLRTTNATDDEIAQVLLKKALEKKNKAKGKAGKNDQVANSRCPFTNCVSAYSVIVEDGLPGDLKASKLREIDASFAKASNIYNVTSSGSAKERVSVIQFPGRSETDDALKAKVRWQEKSLRSKEGYFTSDGTRPTALNLEKEVMILDLKGANEMEKVKKNLKERFKEKLTNVVFHAESLIGVAYFSDKASATAACSLSFTIDGKSVKLAPAFLIWAPFNSLFVADSKDDDADISASRFADNEELKYSLRSVEKHAPWVRKIFIVTNGQIPSWLNLDNPRLKIITHQELFLNKSHLPTFSSPAIESHLHRIPDLSQKFIYLNDDVMFADNVWPDDFYTHAKGQKIYLTWPVPNCNEGCPSSWVNDKYCDKACNVSECDWDGGDCIGVKRKTQYSYQGWQSQHSGYRIQFCSPGCADTWVGDRYCDVACNVAPCGYDAGDCGIGQFHDLYRIDVEKSTHTVLLSHSVVAFYFNLSRVIGEGRVKHGEYSDTPCVRSATVAQKFKVFTITLRSNCTSDGITFKMEGFSDKNETNKVSIIFNLTIIDTGIVRGNRSQPVATVAPKIAETADKVPRASLLPSLTTQGKVMSVPKTVYPIRIQNADEAINYWIAANQSAHRPTWPPIAQKEYIVPRISNDTVLPRHVQNELEKLEKEYQEGDLTEKGHARKKAKILYDFLDAVATEATPLHVAMLSSPFKRXANCSCKAACHVYEPEVKADKHSNSSVSVEKHSHQRKLLSLETPEFDGKINDAQKEERTNFRSTFQDVVPDNLNKKTVSEDEIFLADWIANTKQKQLSWKIDQSESLNQWRSRYGNWMPQMHQRATSFLPWEKYGTFEQLQRSKERRKISMDFENWHRPGRKLMDTFADSLLHVHRIYNRKFGYMGRKVPAHMPHMIDVKVMEELQSLLPEEFDQTSSHKLRSTDDMQFAFSYNYFVIGQKKSPNITEFFAEVDSDHSGVLSDRELRTLATRLFTLPLTLNDLRTLEQTLLKCANRTLPEANSSDPTQHIPLPSVTEDFLQKCEPLLELLNASYKGITKYKFETLGDDDVAFHMIRDNASAVLQQLDAIRGKKKKFVCLNDNISHGKKDAELIKALLVDFYESLFPIPSQFELPSEYRNRFLHVSELQEWMKEREAVKFWTNILVAMLILAAFFTIFPDLFFFLIELLCPLRRLFSFFQRNNSSGSSRLMTV; encoded by the exons ATGAAGAGGGCCTTGTGCCAGACCTTGTGGAAACTTGTCCAGAGGCAAACTTACACTTGTTTGTCCTCGCGATACGGAATATGGATGTGCATTGGCGGTGTGTTGTTGACTTTAATTTCAGCCTTTCAGTTTGGGGAAGTTGTTCTTGAGTGGAGTATGCAGAAATACGCCGTTACGTTCAACACTTACCATGATAACATCTTAGGGAATTCTTATCAAAACAGACTGTGCCTTCCAATACCCATCGATATTGTCTACACATGGGTTAATGGCAGCGATCCTAAACTTGTTTCGGATCTAGAGAGACTAAAACTTCAATTGGAACTCGAACAAAATCGAACTACTTTACAAGAAATAGCACAGCTTAGAACTACTAATGCTACGGATGATGAAATTGCTCAGGTTCTCCTGAAAAAGGCGTTAGAGAAAAAGAATAAAGCCAAGGGAAAAGCTGGAAAGAATGACCAAGTGGCAAATTCTCGTTGCCCATTTACTAATTGTGTGTCCGCGTATAGTGTCATTGTTGAAGATGGTCTCCCAGGTGATTTGAAGGCGTCAAAACTACGAGAAATCGATGCGTCTTTTGCAAAAGCAAGTAACATTTACAACGTTACTTCATCTGGTTCAGCCAAGGAACGAGTGAGTGTAATTCAATTTCCTGGTAGAAGCGAGACAGACGATGCATTAAAAGCGAAGGTTAGATGGCAAGAAAAGAGTCTTCGAAGTAAAGAAGGTTATTTTACTAGCGATGGAACTCGCCCAACTGCTCTAAACTTAGAAAAGGAAGTTATGATTCTGGATCTGAAGGGGGCAAATGAAATggagaaagttaaaaagaatttaaaagagCGTTTTAAAGAAAAGCTCACTAATGTGGTCTTTCATGCTGAAAGTCTTATTGGTGTTGCTTACTTCTCAGATAAAGCATCAGCCACTGCTGCATGTAGTTTAAGCTTTACAATTGATGGAAAGTCTGTAAAGTTGGCTCCTGCCTTCTTAATATGGGCACCCTTCAATTCTTTATTTGTTGCTGATTCCAAAGATGATGATGCTGATATTTCAGCCAGTCGTTTTGCAGACAATGAAGAATTAAAGTATTCTCTTCGAtctgttgaaaaacatgcacCATGGGTtaggaaaatatttattgtaaCAAATGGTCAGATACCCTCGTGGCTCAACTTGGATAATCCTCGCCTCAAAATTATCACTCACCAAGAATTATTCCTTAATAAAAGTCATCTTCCAACCTTTAGTTCTCCTGCTATTGAATCACATCTTCATAGAATTCCAGACTTGTCCCAGAAATTCATTTACCTTAATGATGATGTCATGTTTGCCGACAATGTATGGCCAGATGACTTTTATACTCATGCCAAGGgtcaaaaaatttatttaactTGGCCTGTTCCAAACTGCAATGAAGGGTGCCCATCTTCTTGGGTGAATGACAAGTACTGTGACAAAGCTTGCAATGTATCAGAGTGTGATTGGGATGGTGGTGACTGTATAGGTGTCAAACGCAAGACACAGTATAGTTATCAAGGATGGCAAAGTCAACATTCCGGTTATCGCATTCAGTTCTGTTCCCCTGGCTGTGCAGATACTTGGGTGGGTGATCGTTATTGCGATGTTGCCTGCAATGTTGCACCTTGTGGTTATGATGCTGGTGACTGCGGAATTGGACAGTTCCATGACCTGTATCGCATAGATGTCGAAAAGAGCACTCACACTGTTCTCTTGTCTCATAGTGTAgtggcattttattttaacctCTCCAGAGTAATTGGTGAAGGAAGAGTCAAGCATGGAGAGTATTCGGATACGCCGTGTGTACGATCAGCTACAGTTGCTCAGAAGTTCAAAGTGTTTACTATAACTTTGCGCTCTAACTGCACATCAGATGGCATCACTTTCAAGATGGAAGGTTTcagtgacaaaaatgaaacaaataaagtGTCTATCATTTTCAACTTGACAATAATTGACACAGGCATAGTCAGAGGTAACAGATCTCAGCCTGTAGCAACAGTAGCACCAAAAATTGCAGAGACTGCTGACAAAGTGCCAAGGGCATCTTTGTTGCCTTCCTTAACTACTCAGGGAAAGGTTATGAGTGTTCCCAAGACTGTATATCCTATCAGAATTCAGAATGCTGATGAGGCAATTAACTATTGGATTGCGGCAAACCAGTCTGCTCATAGACCAACATGGCCACCAATAGCTCAAAAGGAATATATTGTACCACGTATTTCAAATGATACTGTATTGCCAAGACATGTTCAAAATGAACTGGAAAAGTTAGAGAAAGAGTACCAGGAAGGCGATTTGACTGAAAAGGGCCATGcaagaaaaaaggcaaagattTTGTATGACTTCCTAGATGCAGTTGCAACTGAAGCAACACCTTTGCATGTGGCAATGCTGTCATCACCATTTAAACGATGAGCCAACTGCTCCTGCAAAGCTGCATGCCATGTATATG AACCTGAAGTAAAGGCAGATAAACATTCCAATAGTTCAGTGTCAGTGGAAAAGCATTCTCACCAGAGGAAGTTATTGTCTTTGGAAACACCTGAATTTGatggcaaaattaatgatgccCAAAAAGAAGAACGTACAAATTTCAGATCAACTTTTCAAGATGTTGTTCCAgataatttaaacaaaaaaactgtctCTGAAGATGAAATCTTTCTTGCTGATTGGATTGCAAACACTAAACAGAAACAGCTGTCGTGGaagattgaccaatcagaaagccTCAACCAATGGAGGAGTCGCTATGGGAACTGGATGCCTCAAATGCACCAAAGAGCAACAAGTTTCCTTCCTTGGGAGAAATACggaacctttgaacaacttcaGAGATCCAAGGAAAGGAgaaaaatttccatggatttcGAAAATTGGCATCGTCCaggaagaaaattaatggATACCTTTGCAGATTCACTGCTCCATGTTCATAGGATTTACAACCGCAAGTTTGGGTACATGGGACGGAAAGTTCCAGCCCACATGCCACATATGATAGATGTAAAGGTTATGGAGGAATTGCAGTCTCTCCTGCCAGAGGAATTTGACCAAACATCCTCGCACAAGCTTCGCAGCACAGATGATATGCAATTTGCATTTTCatacaattattttgttattgggCAGAAGAAGTCTCCTAATATTACAGAATTCTTTGCAGAGGTGGATTCTGATCATTCAG GTGTTCTGTCAGACAGAGAGCTGCGTACTTTAGCCACGCGGCTATTCACTTTGCCATTAACCTTGAATGACCTGAGAACTCTGGAACAGACACTGTTGAAGTGTGCAAATAGAACATTACCAGAAGCAAACTCCTCAGATCCAACTCAACACATCCCACTACCATCAGTAACAGAGGACTTTCTACAAAAATGTGAACCACTATTAGAGTTGTTGAATGCATCTTACAAGGGAATAACAAAATACAAGTTTGAAACTCTTGGAGATGATGATGTTGCGTTTCACATGATCCGTGATAATGCGTCAGCTGTCCTTCAACAGTTGGATGCAATAAGAggcaagaagaagaaatttgtTTGCTTGAATGATAACATAAGCCATGGAAAGAAAGATGCTGAACTCATCAAAGCTTTATTAGTGGACTTTTATGAATCTCTTTTCCCAATTCCATCACAGTTTGAATTACCATCAGAGTATAGAAACAGATTTCTCCATGTTAGTGAGCTGCAAGAATGGATGAAAGAAAGAGAGGCTGTAAAATTCTGGACAAATATACTGGTTGCCATGTTGATTTTAGCTgcattttttacaatttttccTGACCTCTTCTTCTTTCTAATAGAGTTGTTGTGCCCCTTAAGAAGACTTTTCTCATTCTTTCAACGAAACAATTCTTCAGGCAGTTCACGCCTCATGACTGTTtag
- the LOC141889196 gene encoding uncharacterized protein LOC141889196 — translation MHTVKKSVFLVILLLGCSLSSSRYIKGSNGRVAEHHRSGAEVEDEKDMNYKGEAGKSDDAESNEAEGERRNDAGHSDQEFEEVVNILPDQSPEDREDQDEGNTDEEERRPGFDDEEMERPDDDSRMMDGTEGDPDDQEVSYDEGIEGFKREADEISKENENMQSQMHDLEAKFDEALS, via the exons ATGCACACTGTGAAAAAATCTGTCTTTCTCGTCATCCTTTTGTTGGGGTGCTCTCTTTCTTCCTCAAGGTACATCAAAG GTTCCAATGGGAGGGTTGCTGAACACCACAGGAGTGGAGCAGAAGTGGAGGATGAAAAGGACATGAATTACAAGGGAGAGGCAGGCAAAAGTGATGACGCTGAGAGCAATGAAGCAGAAGGGGAAAGAAGGAATGATGCAGGGCATAGTGATCAAGAATTTGAAGAGGTTGTGAATATTCTGCCTGATCAGTCGCCAGAGGATCGTGAAGATCAAGATGAGGGTAACACTGATGAGGAAGAAAGACGTCCAGGGTTTGATGACGAAGAAATGGAAAGACCTGATGATGATAGTCGCATGATGGATGGCACTGAAGGGGATCCAGATGATCAGGAAGTCTCCTATGATGAAGGCATTGAAGGTTTTAAAAGA GAAGCAGATgagatttcaaaagaaaatgaaaacatgcaATCACAGATGCATGACCTGGAGGCCAAATTTGACGAAGCTTTGTCTTAG